GCTCGACTCTACCTATTTAATAGTGAGTTTCTTTCGTGTGAATTTCATAGGGGCCCGTGATGTCGCAGTTTTCCACCCCTTTATTGACACATGATAAACCCATTATCACTGAAAATGTCTTGATCGAGAGCCATATTTGATGATCATGCTAATCATGTCGTCATCGAGGAAAACCCGGCTCACATAACCGATCTAAAAATTCCTCGGGCTGTCACGTGTATCGTGATGGCCATTCCCCCACGTGATTAATCCCAGGTACATTAACACCTCaaaatgtttatctttttttcttactagCCAAGTGCATATAtcgttttggtttttcttccCGCCCCccttctgtttctttttagtGCATACTTTGCTCAATAGGCAGCATAACACCCCACAAGAGGTGTTGGGTTTTTCCCATAGCTTCGGTCGTTTTCCTTAttcttcacacacacatacaagtCATTAAGTTCTTCTTACCTATATGCCGGATCGACCTTTGCATGCTGACGATGTTGCTTTGTTCCCATCGCTCGGTACAGTCAGTTTGACTGTAAATACGGCACCATCCAAACTGAGTTACATACATCCGCACACCAACCGTCCAGGCGATCACATCATCCGCCGGAAGAGAAGCTCTCCATAGTCCTTGGCAAAATATTTCGCTTTGTGTTTAGGGTAAGtcattttcattgaattttttctttgttttcgaaTTTCATTTCTGATTTAAAATGTCTCACGTTTATCGTGGAAATCACGAAAGGTTTGAGTTTCATTCCAACATGTTGTATCGATAGTTATTGATGTTGGCGTTGGCCGTTGCCATGCCGTACCCTGAAGATGAGGCTCCCATCGTTGTCTCACCGGATGTGCTGGATGCTGTGGCACCTGTGGACGAACTGGCTGCACCATCCGAATTGGCTGAGGGTGAAAAGGTTGACGAGCGTTATCGTCCCAATTACGGTAATGAGAGAatccaattcattttgaaataattgaattttattttaaaacgaacCATTGTTTTTGGTGGATAGGTCAATTACAGAGCAGTACAGTTTACCAACAACAGAGCAGCAGCCATCAACAGCAAAGTAGCAGTCTTACCACTCACCAACAGCTTGGCCATCAAAACACTGGGTACCATGCCAACAACGCTGCTGGTGGTAaggagtttttcttttaatcattCATTATTTAACTCTTGGCAATGATGGAAAGAATTTGTAGAGcgaaattattaaataattgaTTTGGTATTTCTATCGCGTTTGTATCAGGATATGGCGGAAGTGGTTACCATACTCCGGGAGCCAATGCCGGATACGGCCAAAACATCAACTACGGTCAGAGCGGTTACGGCAACACCGGCTACGGCAACACTGGCTACGGTATTGGATCCGGAATAAGCACGGGATACGGATCGAACGCAGGTTATGGAACCAATACCGGCTATGGAACGAACACTGGATACGGAAGCAACACTGGATATGGAACAAATACTGGGTACGGCACGAACAATGGAGTCAATGCTGGATACGGAGGCCATAGCGGCTACGGCACGAACGCTGGCTACGAAAACACTGGCTACAATACGGGACTGTACGGGAACAATGTTGGAGGCGGACAACAAGTCTCGTATGGGCACTCAGGATACAACAGCCTTAGCGTTGGTatgtaaaacacaaaattgcAACACGTCCTCTATACGATTCCTTTTTTCACGTGcaaaaattaatcaaatgaaaacatgtttttttttcactgatGTGACTTTGTTATTaacgatttcttttatttgctcATTTCGAAAATTGGCTACAGAAAGCGGTTACGGCAGCAATTACCTAGGATGGCGTGAAGGACAAAAGTCTAACGGCACTGCGGTCGTTGATGCGGCTGCCGTGGGGTCAGTATCTGATAATGTGTATTAAAAAGCATTTTAGTCAACTAACTTTGTCGTTAAACGTTTGACGTAGGTCAATGgaaatgaacaacaaaaaacactgGCAAAATAGGTCCCGTCCGTAGTTTCTTGTATGGATACCGAGGAGTTCTTCTCCTACGAAATCCCGTAGACACAATGTTTACTTATACTCATTTCTTAGCTACGTCAGGAAATAAAACTGGCGTAGTGTCAGACAAATATTTCTCTGGCCCTAATTGGGAAGCTTACGTTGTTACATAGCCAATACGTGGGCAGATCACGCGGTCGGGTGGATCGAGACCATCCAGAATGGCACTGTCTCTTCTACGAGCGTCTACTTCTCGAAGACACCGCGGCCGAATTGAAACGTTTGTTGGAAGCCATTCATTTAAGTGATTCTCATCGTCCATCTGTCGAACCGAAGAGGTTGCGTTGCGCTCTGCGATACAAGACTCGCAAGGACCGCAAACGTTTGAAGAAACCCGTGTAAGTTCCAGTAAGAGTTTCGTGATAATCGTGTCACAAGTTACTACTAAATGTGCaaccaattttgaaaatggtcTTGTTGTCGGCAGGGTACCACTGACAGCAGATCAACGGAAGAAGTTCGAGTCCTCTATCGAACGCGTTCAGACGAGTCTGCGGGAGAAAGGCTGGCCGTTGCTTCCCGTCTATTTGTACAGGAAGGATTTGTAAGAACGGGTACACTTATTGCTGTTTCAGCTCTCATTCTATTGTGTTCAAACCTTTTAAATTGATACTAGTCACATCATAAAAGCAAAAACTCAGTTATCCTGTGACATTTTTCGTTGGTCTTCATTCATATAAacgtaatttttatttgaaaaaaataaataaattaatatCCGTTTTTGTACGGAATAATTCAAAATGCCCCACCTTTCCTTTGCTGGAAACAGCTGTCATTGTCCCCCAGTGTATACAGACTTAAGATGTTCAATACGTTTGCCGTACGTTGTCTTGTAGATATACAATGGAAGCTGATTTTGCAGTGCGTGTGGCATCCAATCGCACAAGTCTATAGATATTCCATGCTTATAAACTGGATTGAAACCCCACCAAAAATAACCGGCgttgaacgctgattcagagTATAACATTAGTTTTTCGATTAGTGGTGCAGTTTCTGAATAAAACGCAATTAAAgcgaattttgtttgtttaccgtCGCCGGCGCCATCTATTAGCGGAAGTATGATCAAAATAAGCTTCGATGCTGGAAATGTCAATCAAACTAGGATAActaaaaaaactataagtcgCACGTTAAAACTATATCGATTTCCATGATGCTCATTGAATTCTCAATccaaaccatgtatttaaaagcatttctaaatttttgccacaactgaaaaagtaggaaggctatagccttctcacctttgttaaaatcaacaaaacaaaaagtctcACGGAATTGGATGAAACCCCACCAAAAATAACCGACgttgaacgctgattcagaatatAACATTAGTTTTTCGATTGGTGGTGCGGTTTCTGAATAAAACGCAATTaaagtgatttttgtttgtttaccgtCGCCGGCGCCATCTATTAGCGGAAGAATGATCAAAATAAGCTTCGATGCTGGAAATGTCAATCAAACTAggataactaaaaaactataagtcgCACGTTAAAACTATATCGATTTCCATGATCCTCATTGAATTCTCAATctaaaccatgtatttaaaagcatttctaaatttttgccacaactgaaaaagtaggaaggctatagccttctcacctttgttaaaatcaacaaaacaaaaagtctcACGGAATTGGATGAAACCCCACCAAAAATAACCGACgttgaacgctgattcagaatatAACATTAGTTTTTCGATTGGTGGTGCGGTTTCTGAATAAAACGCAATTaaagtgatttttgtttgtttaccgtCGCCGGCGCCATCTATTAGCGGAAGAATGATCAAAATAAGCTTCGATGCTGGAAATGTCAATCAAACTAggataactaaaaaactataagtcgCACGTTAAAACTATATCGATTTCCATGATCCTCATTGAATTCTCAATctaaaccatgtatttaaaagcatttctaaatttttgccaaaactgaaaaagtaggaaggctatagccttctcacttttgttaaaatcagcaaaacataaaatctcaTGAAATTAGATAAAACCCCACCAAAAATAACCGGCGtttaacgctgattccgaATATAGCATTAGTTTTTCGATTAATGGTGTAGTTTCTGAATAAAACGCAATTAAagtgaattttgtttgtttaccgtCGCCGGCGCCATCTATTAGCGGAAGTATGATCAAAATAAGCTTCGATGCTGGAAATGTCAATCAAACTAGGATAActaaaaaaactataagtcgCACGTTAAAACTATATCGATTTCCATGATGCTCATTGAATTCTCAATccaaaccatgtatttaaaagcatttctaaatttttgccacaactgaaaaagtaggaaggctatagccttctcacctttgttaaaatcaacaaaacaaaaagtctcACGGAATTGGATGAAACCCCACCAAAAATAACCGACgttgaacgctgattcagaatatAACATTAGTTTTTCGATTGGTGGTGCGGTTTCTGAATAAAACGCAATTaaagtgatttttgtttgtttaccgtCGCCGGCGCCATCTATTAGCGGAAGAATGATCAAAATAAGCTTCGATGCTGGAAATGTCAATCAAACTAggataactaaaaaactataagtcgCACGTTAAAACTATATCGATTTCCATGATCCTCATTGAATTCTCAATctaaaccatgtatttaaaagcatttctaaatttttgccaaaactgaaaaagtaggaaggctatagccttctcacttttgttaaaatcagcaaaacataaaatctcaTGAAATTAGATAAAACCCCACCAAAAATAACCGGCGtttaacgctgattccgaATATAGCATTAGTTTTTCGATTAATGGTGTAGTTTCTGAATAAAACGCAATTAAAgcgaattttgtttgtttaccgtCGCCGGCGCCATCTATTAGCGGAAGTATGATCAAAATAAGCTTCGATGCTGGAAATGTCAATCAAACTAggataactaaaaaactataagtcgCACGTTAAAACTATATCGATTTCCATGATCCTCATTGAATTCTCAATctaaaccatgtatttaaaagcatttctaattttttgccaaaactgaaaaagtaggaaggctatatagccttctcactttttcatttttggcttaattttaaatttcgcttaaaacaCATTATTtagattcagaattgaatgcttatcacggaaatcaaatttattttccaatgggactcatggttttttaattaaacgaaaaaaataaaaaagtcgggctaatttttttagtcgggcttattttagtcgggcttaaaaaaaatttctgaaaaaactaaaactcatcggaattggttgaatagcACAGGatataaacaaaattgaatACTGATTCCGAggaaattgctatttttttcattaagtcaataTTTTCTTAAATACATTGACTATTTGACGcgatgctagcgcgccagtacggtatagcgctagcgctatGCAGCTGAAATagtcggtgtatttccaataTGGTTGacgttatgaaaaaaatagtaattttctcggaatcagcattcagtTTTAAGTATACCCTGTTATATTTaaccaatttcaatgaatcttaggttttacacaaaaaatttttaagcccgaccaaataagcccgacttttcttattttgtcgtttttttACTGTTCTCTTTATTGTTACTATAAAACAATAGTAATGTGCACACAGCAACAAGACAGCCTCATTTttaacgtattttttttttatttttattttaaacccGTGTAATAAAATTAACATGTATGGATATGGGTTGGCTACATGTTATGGAAATGTTGTGtaaatatgaataaaaacaaatgggatGCGAGTAAATATCTCGATGATTAGATGGTTAACTGCGGTTCCATCAAGCGAGATGATTGTAGAAGATGGTGTTGGATCATACAGCTGCCTGCTACGCAAGCCTGCTGTCAAAGAGTTCGAGGAGGAACAGGTATAGTTCCAGCGCAATAGTTTTATGTGTAACAGCTTACTGATGATTAActgtaataaataaaaggtatTTCGTCGGGTCCATACTGGTACTCTTGATCGGGACGCGTGGGTCTTTTGGCAAAACCCTGTTGTTTCCATCCGGTATGTTTACAGGTCGACTTCCATAATCGTACGGACGTCTTAATTGTGTAAAATCATTACCGCATTAATGGCGCAGCTTTAACCAATTTCCTTTGAACTTGTCAAAGATAAGTTACGTAAGATTATTATGTTTGAATACTGATTTTATAAACGCGCTTGTAAAACGTAGCGTCGACGACGTGGCTCCGTTCAATGTCCAAAACGACCAACGCCTGAAAGGCCACCAACAAAACCATCGCTCGCCACTAGTATTTTAGATAAAAGAGGAACGCAGTTacttgaaaatgtaaaaaacagCGAAGCTGCACAAATCAAGCATCTCGTTGGTCAATGAGCATTTGACTATTCTTACCTTAAACTCTGAAATATTACAAACCATAATCGGAGCACTCCCAAGATTGATATGCCAGGCGAAGAGGGCTTACTGCTGACCCGGACATCCATAGGCTGATTTTTATAAGAAACTTCTACATGCGTAGGAAGTCGAAAGCAGTACAGATCtaaacaaggaaaaatcgTAATCAAGGAAACCATTGAAATATTGACATCATGCAAGAAATTGCAACAAATAAATTTTCAGATAATTCAAATCATTCAGATGGCGGAAACTGCCAAATAAAACTGTGTGCGGTTGGGACACCTGTATGATTTCACATCACCGGATACGATGTCGTAGCGTACCCTGTTGCTTCAACATTTACGTGCATTTGTGCagcaaaaaatccttttgcCAGTTTTACTAGCCACCATTGCTACTGCCACGAATTCATAAGCTGAACGCTGATCCTCAATTGTTCCTCGTTCCATGTGATTACACTGAAGGCAACAATGACAAAGACTATACATTTCTGCATTGGGAAGATGTAAATAAATCATATTCAGTACGATAGTTTAAGGTAGTGAACGGGAAGAGATATGGATCGAATACGGCtgtgaagagaaagaagagctggaaactaaaaaagCTGAAGAACTAGAGAAGATGACTCAAGCCCAAAGAATCAAATGGAATGAAGATATGGCTGAACAATTGCGCCAACTTGAACTTAAAAAGAAAGcacagaaagaagaagaacttaaCGAACGTTTATGGGTAAACATACTCGCGATTCTCTAATACCTAGCAAAATGGGCTTGATACCATTCGAATTTTTCTGATAGATGCTGGAGCAAGCCGCGCTGGAGGAAAACGCCGAACGAGAGGTCGCTGAACGAAGGCACAAGGATCTAACGCAATTGCAGAAAGAGCAGGCGGCCTTACTCGAAGAGCGACGTCAGCTGAAGAAACTGGAATTCGctgaaaagaaggaagaacgACGCATGGAAGAATTGCGTCAACAGGCCGAGGACGAAGCAAAATCgcagaggaaagaagaagaatcttgGAGCAGCACGCTCCGCTTTTGATTGGTTTCTTGCCACCTGGTCTGTTCCGGAACATGGCAGAGATGACTTCGCTACCCGAAAACATTCAGGCCCAGTTCCGCCGGCACGTTCCGATTCAAGACGATCCAGATTTATGGTAAAATGGCAACTATTCTGCTTTACCTTCCAGAAAATACCAATGTCTATGTGATAGTTTCTCGGTTTTCACAGTTCCACTCACCATTTGCCTCAGTTAAAAGGTTGTCTTAgtatattttgaatttatttactTATCTTCGCATAGTTTTAGTCTTTGTATATCGTCTTCATGCAGGTTTGTTGGTCCTGATATGTTTCCATAGTCCAATAAACCTACAGTACTTTTACTGGTGTGGtaaagttaatttttttatttgccagACAAACATCGTACAATGCATGTCTGTTTGTATTCAGTTGTTTTGTGTTTGGTACGTCGAATATTTTATAACAAATCGTCCAATGCTTTCACATATGTGAAGGATTTGAATTGATACGATATTTGTATGCTGTACAGTACAATAAACTAAAACATCAGTCAATCattgtaattaattttggTTATTTTCTAAAGTAGCTTTAGAGTAGTCACTCATAAAGGAAAAAGGCTACTAGTATAAAAACttattattagaaaaaaattattattagaaCCTACCTTGCGCGTTCAACCATATATCACAATATTCACAACTGTTATAAAAGccaatttaattttattaactaTTTAGTTTAACCtttgtggtaaaaaaaaatacttttaaaATGTTAGCAGTGGTAGCAGACGGTGTGTACAAGCCTCAGCAGACGATGTTtatcaaaataagaaattttaaaagtaGGGTAGCACCGTTGCCAGATTGCAAGAAACGGGACGCGCATGCGTGAAGTTGCAATTGAAACAAGATCTCAGGTATCTCAGGTAACCTCAATCCCAGCCCTATTAGGGATGCGTTAAATgatcttttctgtttttgcttttcagaAAAGTTGCTTAAACATGATTGAAcaacatttctaaaaattgGAACATTAATAATCCCTGTTGATTTTGCagcaaaaaaatgatatgAAAATAGATTTTATGTCGAAAACCCACGATTGGACATGCGATTGGACGAGGTATTCGTCCGATTACATAAAGctgcaataataataaaatatataatatttcTGATTTGCCTCTTGTCGAATTTAATTACAAGTATCCAAGATGGGAAAGAACAGAATTAATCATACAGTTCCTAGCACTGAAAGAACTATACGGACTCAAATACCTGAACAGAGTACCAAAAACGCGCCTAAAACCCAACCCGCAAGAGAGGAGCCTGTTTTACCCGAGGTAAGCAGCGAAAACATAATTTACGTAGCAGAAGCACTATGTTTCTGTCTTACCTACTTTGTGGCTCCAGCAGTTCGCCGATTCTTGTGCCAAAAAGGTCTCCTTTCACCTACTGCTGTTGATTACGACTATACTGAAATAATGCGGACACTAAGCAAGTACAACGACATCGACCGGAATTTTCTTGCCATCAGTCTCTCCTCTCCAGAACTCGTCACCGCCACCTGGGCGAGAAACGAGGTTTTCCATATAAATTTCcggttattaaaaaaaacttggtcACGTAATTTCCTAATTTGGATAGAAGTGTGCCGAAGCGTTGGTGACGGACGCAGTGCCACGGACGTAGAAACCGTTTACAAGCGCCTCATGAGCGGTCAATATCGATACGCCGTCGATGACAAGCCATTTTTCTTGGCTAGGGGCATCAATCAAAATGCAGCCTTCGGTCTAAGTGTCGTTCTATATAGCTGCCTAGTAAGACATGTTGCTCCAGCGCTTCGCAACTTTCTGGTATATACCAAGCACCAGGCAACGTCTACCGACCTTGATGTCTTCGCCAATTTGAAGTACATAATCCAACAGCAGAGAAATAATCAACATTATCTCCCAACACGTGCTTCTCCAAGGTCTAAAGCGCTACTGCTGATGGATGCTATGGATGCTCGGAATTTCACTTGCCATGGGAATTTCACGGAAGTTTTCTGGAATTGGAAAATGCTGCTAGAGTCCTGGATAGATCTATTGGACGACATCAAAGAAAACGCCGCAGCGAACAAAATTCGAGATGTCAGGAAGGTCATCGCAGATTCACTGGAATTTGGTAATGAGATTCGTACAAGTACGATACTCTACCGAATGTAAGGTGAGATTTTTAACTAATCAAAAACATCTGTTAGCGGAAATATGATCCAAATAAGCTTTGATCCTGTAAAAGTCGATCAAACTAAGATAACTAATAAACTATAAGTCGCAAATAAAACCAATATTGTTTTTCATGATCCTCTCACTTAAGTTACCATCAAACACGTCGGGGAAAATCAGCAAAACTGACATGCGTCACGGctcattttagaaaaaaaccaCATAAAAGCATGAAAAGTACAAAAGTACATCGCAGATAAGAGAATCAATGCCAGATCAAAAAGATCAGACGCACACGTGGAATTGAACAAGGATAACACTCAAGCGCAACACTGTTAGTGGGTGcgtgaattttcaaaaatacccTGGACTGACAAGAAAGTCTTTATTGGGAAATATTTTTGTACCATATTGTTCGAAGGGTTCTAATCTAGTTTTCATAAACACTTACcaatccatttgttttttctttccttgttgACTAGTTGATTGCGGCAGAcatagaaataagaaaattaactAATCCGCACACCCACAGAGCATTAACATGCAGATATAGAATCCATTAGTAAGCCGATGCTTTATGTTAACTTACTGTCAACAAAGTTACACCTGTAAACCACATCCTTATACCAAATAGATAAGTTGGACAATGTCAATTATAGATAACTTATAGCCAACTGATTAGCAGCTTTGAACTAAAGTTCAGAAACTATCCATAACAAAATAGTTTACTTATTTCAACACGAATCAATCGATCAACTGACCTCACGCAGTTAACACGTTTTTTTAGGGACAAGCTTGAACCACGCCCTAGGCGGATGTTTGTGTTGTGCCCAAGTGTTCGTCTTCTATTCTCAATGTCAAATTTTAGTTGGGTAATGTAATTCTGTGCCGAAAGTAGCATTCAACTTTAAACGTACCGTTTTTATATATCAGGTGTTGCTGTTGGGTTTATGGAGTTCCAGTTACGCCCAGCAGTCCAGATGTTTCAACCAGGGTGCACCCATTTACGATCCTTGCCAATGCGAAGGAACTGGAGAAGGAAATCTGAACATCACCTGCTTAGGTGTGAGCAACGAAATAATTAAAGACATTTTCCTGAATTCGATAGCACCTGAAATCAACCGGTTCGCTTTGGTGCCATCGGCCGGGCAATTCAATCGACTTGACATCGATGCGAACCTCTTGTCCGATAAACGGGCAAGAGTTATCCAAATTGGAAGCTGTCCAGAAGGTGACGCAAAACCATTGCATATCGATCCGGATGCATTCCGTTCGTCCAGCGATTACGCCCAGAAATTCGCCATTATCGATTGTGATATCAACGAAGTGAACTGGAGTTTCCTCAGCGACTTTCGTGATCTAAATGACATCCTGTTGGGCAGTGTGGATGGCATACAATCCATTAATTCTCTCCCCACTttgaataatataaaaaaattgtcttttACCGAATCTACGGGTTTCTCCCATCCTTTGCTCGTCTTTCCTGCCAAATCTTTGGTGTCGTTAGCGACGCTCGTCCTGGATGGAAACAGGGACCTCAGTAATGATGTTATTGGTACCTTCATGTCAGCAATAGCCTCCAACGCCGTCCAACTGGAAAGTTTCACGCTTATTAATTCACCATTAATAA
The nucleotide sequence above comes from Daphnia carinata strain CSIRO-1 chromosome 3, CSIRO_AGI_Dcar_HiC_V3, whole genome shotgun sequence. Encoded proteins:
- the LOC130692821 gene encoding keratin-associated protein 21-1-like; this translates as MPTTLLVVRRYGGSGYHTPGANAGYGQNINYGQSGYGNTGYGNTGYGIGSGISTGYGSNAGYGTNTGYGTNTGYGSNTGYGTNTGYGTNNGVNAGYGGHSGYGTNAGYENTGYNTGLYGNNVGGGQQVSYGHSGYNSLSVGM
- the LOC130692823 gene encoding ensconsin-like, producing MTQAQRIKWNEDMAEQLRQLELKKKAQKEEELNERLWMLEQAALEENAEREVAERRHKDLTQLQKEQAALLEERRQLKKLEFAEKKEERRMEELRQQAEDEAKSQRKEEESWSSTLRF